A window of Cytobacillus sp. FSL H8-0458 genomic DNA:
ATTTATGAAGAGGTGCTGGGCATTTTTCTTGCATCACTTTATATGTAAAAAAATTGACTTTAAAATTGATTCTGTATTGTATTTTAATCAAGCAGACATTAAAATTACTATCATACTAACTTCTCTAAGCCAATAGTTCTATGTAAACCAGCCGCTTTTCCCAATTGAAGACGGAAAAACGGCTTTTTCCTATTAAATTTTTTAATTTCTATTAATATTGAAACATTTTCATGCTATTTACGTACTTATATTTAGGGAGAAAAGGGGGGGGCGGACTTGTTAAACATTGCAGATCACAGGAAGTTTCTTTTTGTATCTTTTATTCTGCTGCTTTCATTATTTTTAATAACCGGCTGTGTACAGCCTGAGAAAACTGAGATAGAGCAGAATAAGGATCAGGAAAAGGAAGCTTCTGAACCTTCCGCACCACCTGATGAAGCCGGAGACAAGAGCATTAAGACTATCCGGATAAAAGAAGGGGAATTTCAGGGAGCAAATGGCTGGCTCAGCAATGATCAAATTGTTTACACTGTAAATGATGGCGCAGCTTCCAGGATTTATGCTTATAGCCTGTTTTCAGGCGAACAAGAGCTTCTCTATGAAAGTTCACACCCGATTGCATCTGTAACGGTAAGCCCAGCCGGCAAATACATATTGATTCGATCATCACCTGGAACCTATGAAGCAGCCTTAACGGTTATAAAATCAAATGGAAAAGTTGTCTGGGAGGAAAATATTACTGGCTTTGATTTTGCTGTTGAGTGGAACCCTTATCATGAAGAGTCTATATTAATTGCTTCATTTACTGAAGACTGGGATTTCACACCTTACCATATAGATATCGCAAAAGGTACATTAGCAGAATTAAACTTAAGGGAGCCTTTTGCTAAATGGTGGGATTCAAATCATCTTATTTTCCTTGATTGGGACAGTGAAAACCCGTCACTTTTCGCACCGCTCGTTAAGCAATCTATTGCTGGAAATAATGAAACCCTCGTTGAGGAAGACATTTTTCAATTCGATGCTGCCAGGGACAGGCTAATGACCATTACTGTGCCGGCAAATCAATCAGACCAGGCACTGTATACTTTTATGGATAATCATTTCAATAAGCTATCATCATTCTCGGTACCTCACTTGACAAGATTTTCGGATTGGCTGGTGCCGTATTATGACTGGATTCCCCGAGGAATCATTACTTTCCAGCCATTGTATAGCGCTGAGAGTGATATGTATGCAGGGGGATTTCAGCTTATATCCGTTGACAGTGAAACCGGCGATAAGGAAGTGCTTTTCGAAGATATGGAAAATGCGCCGCTCAGCTGTTCACCCGACGGGAAAGCCTGTTTAACAGGTTTCTATCTTGAGGAACTGATAATGACCGGCAGAAAAGAGGTCATTCGGTTAGTTGAACAGAACGAGTAATCAAGCAGGTAAAGGAGCATAGATATGGCAATCGCAGATGTTACAGTCATTCCAATTGGAACGGAAACACCAAGTGTCAGCAGCTATGTGGCAGACATTCAGCGTGTATTAAAAAAATACGAGGAAAGCGGCACAATTCGATTTCAGCTGACACCTATGAATACCATTATTGAAGGGGAGCTTTCTGATTTGTTTGAGGTCATCCAGGCAATGCATGAAGTCCCTTTTGAAAAAGGCTTAATGAGAGTGGCGACAAATATCCGCATTGATGACAGAAGAGATGTTAAGAGAAAAATGGAAGAAAAGGTCCAAAGAGTTGAAAGCCGGCTTAATAGCTAAAAATAAAAGGGCTCCCACTGAGGGAAGCCCTTTTATTTCTTAAAGTAAAGCTCAATGCGCCGGCGGGTTGGCGGTAACGCTGTGTTTTTCTTAGTGAACAGCAGGATATCCACTGTTAATTAAGGTCATTACAGAGAACCATCCGAAAACGGCAAGTGTTCCTACAGCAAAAACCAAGCCAAGGAAGTTCTTGTTCTTCAGTGCACTAAATGCACCAAAAGCTGCAAGAACTGCGACTAATGCAAAAATGATTGGTAGTCCCATTAAAACAGCCCCCTTTATTTCGTGATCAGCAGGCAAAAGCCATATCAAAATCATTCTTCAGGTTATATACCCATTATGTAAAACCCAAGTATATACATTCGTCCTTTATTTTATATTTTTTTCTTCTATTTGTCGAGGTCTAAAAATGACACTTGTATGTCATATGCTTCAGCAATGCCGATTATTAAATCCTTTAGATGAAGTTCCGAAAAATAAACCGCTGGCATTTTTTCATCTTTCTCCGTAAAGACTAAATGCTCCTGAAATTGATACACAGCCATCCGGATATCTTCCTTATTGCCCCCGGTTATTGTAAAGGCGCTAAGGAGCTCCGTGAACAAGCAAACTCCGCTTTCTGTTTCAATCGCAAAGTCTTCAAAAGTTTCTCCCTTTACACCCGATTTTATGTAACAGAGCTTAAAAAATTCTTCAAAAAGTCCGGCATCGACGAGGACGCTTTTGGTAAATTCTGCATGATTCCTCTCTTCAAACAGAAAGATGCTCTGCTGAAAATCGAACAGTTCAGTATTATTTTTTATTAAGTTCATGAATTCGGGCACATCTTGAATAATATAGCCGGCTTCAACGCCATATAGGATTTTCATCTTACACTCCTTTTGCAGATATAAGGCATTCCATTC
This region includes:
- a CDS encoding MTH1187 family thiamine-binding protein; its protein translation is MAIADVTVIPIGTETPSVSSYVADIQRVLKKYEESGTIRFQLTPMNTIIEGELSDLFEVIQAMHEVPFEKGLMRVATNIRIDDRRDVKRKMEEKVQRVESRLNS
- a CDS encoding DUF2759 domain-containing protein, translating into MGLPIIFALVAVLAAFGAFSALKNKNFLGLVFAVGTLAVFGWFSVMTLINSGYPAVH
- a CDS encoding YqgU-like beta propeller domain-containing protein, producing MLNIADHRKFLFVSFILLLSLFLITGCVQPEKTEIEQNKDQEKEASEPSAPPDEAGDKSIKTIRIKEGEFQGANGWLSNDQIVYTVNDGAASRIYAYSLFSGEQELLYESSHPIASVTVSPAGKYILIRSSPGTYEAALTVIKSNGKVVWEENITGFDFAVEWNPYHEESILIASFTEDWDFTPYHIDIAKGTLAELNLREPFAKWWDSNHLIFLDWDSENPSLFAPLVKQSIAGNNETLVEEDIFQFDAARDRLMTITVPANQSDQALYTFMDNHFNKLSSFSVPHLTRFSDWLVPYYDWIPRGIITFQPLYSAESDMYAGGFQLISVDSETGDKEVLFEDMENAPLSCSPDGKACLTGFYLEELIMTGRKEVIRLVEQNE